The nucleotide window ATTTTGATTACTTCTTATGTAGTTTCCAACTTTCCATATTTCAAAGAGAATTAGAGTGATTTCTGAATtcacaaataaaataaagattgtTCTACTCTAGTACCCCAAAACTTGTCATTGTTTTTAGGACGAAAAGAGTAGCTCTCTTAAACCTATTATCTTAACATGATGGAGGAAGAAAGAGAAGTTGAAAGCTTGAACTTCAATTGGTGGGTACTCCTAGCACCCTCGAACTTTTTGAAGATGAATTGGTTTCCAAATGTGTGATCAAACTTCTTGTGAATATGATGGTATATACTTTCTTGATTCAAAATAAATATATTAGAAGTTATGCTGATACTTTCTTTATAAGGATTGCAAGTTGTCGAAGGTCGGAGCTTAACTTGAATTAACCTGCAAATTATGTAAAGCAAACAAGATTTCAATCTTGTGGTAATTAACATAAGCAAGATTCAACTTCTTGTATCCCCTAGTTTCAGCTAAGTTCTTTCCATGGTAAGATCATATTATCAAAAGTTTTGAATTAACATTTCAGCAACCACAGTCGTTCAGTTATGTTGGAGTTATGGTAGTTGCATGACAGTAGCCATACTTGAGCTGGAAAGGGTGAAAAGGAAtcctttaaaatattttctttgattaGTAACCGAGAGCAGCAGTTGGAATTCTGTACATGTGTTGAAAAGCTTCCCCATAAAGCTTAAACACTTCCATGCTCTTAAGTCAGTACACCTGAAAAGGTGTTTTAAAGCTGTAAAATCACGCAGAATGGTACCATGAAAAAGGTTAAAAAATGAATGTAAAACTGTGATAGGTTTATAGGAATTCTGTATGACTATTAATGAACAGCATCCTTTTGGTTCCAATGTCTTTATCTTTAAAAGGTAATTTTGTTTAGGTTCTAATGTAGTGTCAAGCTCAATGACTTCCATATTTGTTGCTCTGTATCGGCCAATCAGCGAATCCAATATTTTAGTTTATACTACAGCTTTTGTTCCAATGTCTTTTTCTTTAAAAGGTAATTTTGTTTAGGTTCTAATGTAGTGTCAAGCTCAAGGCCTTCCATATTTGTTGCTCTGTATCAAGGCCACTCAGCGAATCCAATATTTTAGTTTATACTACAGCTTTGGTATTGATACATGTGCATGTTGACTGCGGAATTGTAGTGAAGTATGACCTTGACTTTTTTCTTTGATAGAAGTCAAGTTGGTAGATTTTGATCGCTCTCCTTTATGAGGAAGTACCAGCCTATACCTACTATGGTTAGGTTGTACTTCATAACAATTTCATCTCTTAAATCATTTACTGGTGTATTAGTCATTTCTGTTCGAATGAAGACCTTCTAGTGCTGAAGCTTGACTGGTTTTACCTACCTCTCCAGAAGTCGCTTATCTCACAGTTTTGTGCATGCAAGAAGATTGTGAATTAAGCGTTCTCATTTATGCACTACTATTTCATTGTTCTGAAAgttcttgttttcttcttcagTTTTGAGAACTCTCCAAGACATGATTCTTATGTTCCCAAGTTTGAAGCAGAACTAGCCCATTACTGTGAGAAGTTGGTAGGTTTTTGACTGATGAGTTTCGGAGTTCTTTTCAACTTATTCTCTGAATAATATCCGATATACTTAATTTGTTATCATAGGTGATGGACTTGGATAGGAAAGTTAAGCGTGGTCGGGAACGCCTTGCTCAGGAGGTTGAAACTCCCGCACCTCCTCCAATATCAGCAGAAAAATCTGAGCAATTATCTGTTTTGGAGGAGAAGATTAAAATCTTGCTAGAACAGGTGGAGTCTCTTGGTGAAGCTGGGAAAGTTGATGAAGCTGAAGCTCTCATGAGAAAGGTTTGGCTGATATTCCTCTGCTACTAATTCATTCTTGTTTTGAATTTTGCAATATCATGATGGTAGAGTTTCATGTCAGTATCCGAACTTCTTGACATTCATGTAGGTGGAAATGCTAAACGTTGAAAAGACAGCCTTGACTCAGCAATCCCAGCATAACAGTGCACTAATGATTGCACAAGAGAAAAAGATGGCTTTGTGTGAGACATGTGGTTCCTTTCTTGTAGCAAATGATGCTGCAGAGAGGACTCAGTCTCATGTCACTGGCAAGCAGCATGTTGGCTATGGGATGGTTCGAGATTTCTTGTCCGAGTACAAGGTACTTCTCACTAgattttcattttctcttttcctcACGAAACCACATAGTGCAACTTATATGTTTTCTGCCTTTTGTTGCAAAAGATATTCTATGTAATGGACTGTAATATTGCTTCCAGGATGCTAAAGAGAAGGCAAGGGAAGAGGAAAGATTAGCCAGGGAGAAAGAAGCAGAAGAAAGGAAAAAGCTGAGGGAGAAAGAATATGACAGCAGACGACGAAGAAGTGACTCATCTGACAGGGACAAGTATAAAGATCGAGACAATGACAGGGAAGGGGATCGCTACCGTGGAAGAGATCGTGATCGTGACAGGTCCATTGACAGAAATGGCAGAGGAAGCCGTGATTTCGAAAGGGCGTCAGGTTGGAAACATGGGAATtccagaaatgggagaaacagaaGCAGGGAGAGATACCGGGAACGTGATAGAAGCAGGTCACACTCTCCTATTAGACATGGTTCCAAGAGGTCCAGGAGTCCAGTTCGCAAGTATTAGAAGATTATAAACGTAGATGTCTGAACTTTGAAATTTGAAGAGGTAGACATTTTTATAACTCACCAATCTCATGAATGTATGCTTTTGAATCGTAAGTGCCATTGTCATCATGTGTGAAGCTGTTTTTGTTCTCACAGCTCTTTTGAGACTATATCATCTCCCTATCATCAATATAATTAGAGAAGGGTCGAGGTAGGTATAACTTCATTGCCGTAACTCTTTAATGATCTATTTTGGTTTAACGTATTCAGAGGTTTTGATCCCTGCTCATCTGGGGTCACCAATTCTATGAAGTTAAAAACAGATTCATTAGTTATGCATGGATACTGCTGCTAGAGGGAGATCCTTGCATGGTTATTCCTTAAATGAGGTAACAACTTTTATTAGTTGCGGATTGCCGAATGACTTGTTGGCCATCGTTGGTTTGGTTCCTTTATCTTTTGGTCATTCAGATGATAAAACAGAAGTTCTTTTCATTTGGTTATTCAGATGGCTCAGAGCAATTTAGTGCTAATTGTTATTGCATATTTGGCGTCATTGAGGTCATGAATATGAAAGACTCCATGTAACTTGTCTATCAAGTATCCTCAAGCTCAGATAGGTAACCTCTATCCTGACATACTTACCATCCCTCTACCTTCTTGTGTGGAGCTAAATTCATGCAGGCAGCATTTTGGACATAAGGCGGCTAATGAGTCTAATGCGCACTCGACAACTGATCATTGAATAGATAATATAGTTGAGAATATTAAACAAGTGCTTATTGTCCACTTGGATTAGTGCGTGCAGGCTTTGGCATCATGTATAGGTATCTATCACTTTCTTAAGACTTTTCCTCTTAAAGTATACACTATAGATTCCCTTCTGCAATTTATTCATTGCAAGAGGGTGCGAATTTTCAGCTCTGCCAAAGTTCTAGATTCTGCGGGGGAAATTATGGCAAATATAGCTATACTAGGTGGGCTAAGGCCCGTGCTCCCAGTATTATGATTGTAATGGTGGCCAGGCATTGAATAGCATTTTGCAAGCTCTCTCTTTAGGGGAGCAAAAGTTAAAAAATCCGACTTTCACTGTAATGAAGAACAGATGATATAGTATCCATAGTGACTTTTCAGTATCTCCATTGGAGTCCTTcaacaagaattactcaaatctagCATGAAGTTGAGCATCATGTTCCTCCACTCTGTAGAGAAAATGTATTAGCGAAATTTCTTGGAGTTTTGGCTAGAAAGCATTTTGTTGAAGGATTTCAGAGAAAAAATTGACTCGAAAATCTTCCCATGCAAATCCTAAggtttattgtattattttgttcATTTTTATCTTGATTGTCAAAAAAGTTATTGACCAACAACTTTTTTATCATTAACATATAGTCATTACGGCTAGTAATTGAATTAATAACTGAATTTGTCAAACGTAATCTTGTAATGTTCTTGGTACTTTATTTACATGGTCTAAAGATTGCATTATCCTGCAGCAGACATAGAATCCCCTGAATGCTCCATCCACATGGGCAAAAGTTCCATCATTTTCACTCACAAGGATCGAAGTATGCATAGAAAGAAGGGGTGGGTGTTCGGGCAATTCGGATTGGATATGAAAATTTTGGTTTGGATTCTTGGTTTTCGGATTGAAGATGACAATCCAAATAAGCTCGGATTGGATTGGATTTTTTAAGTTCGATTTTTAGATTAATTGGTTtggatattttgaatttttggttttgAGCTTATAAGTGGAGATGTTTCTTccttttacaaaaatgaatatcCAAATGAAGTACTAATGTTAAATTGCATGAAAAGTTCCTCATTCTCAGCGCATTCATCTAATTtaagtaataaaattattatCAAGAAAATACAACAGACATTAATACGACTGGTAAAAAGTAGCAATAGTAAAATCATGTCCAAATAGATAGTATTCTTATAGTAACTTAGTAGTTAATATTGAATATGAGATAATATCTAATGGGTAGGGTATTGAATGTATTACTATTGGCATTTGGATAATGgacaaaatataaagtataaaaattttgaattttcggATATCCAAAAATCTAAAGTACCAAATCCAATTCCCAATTCgaaattaaaaaattttaaaaattaaattcaaaatccaaagaaATTAGATTTCGGGTTTGTCCAAACTATGTCCATCCCTAGCAGTAAAAGCCTGTTTGACCAAAGCTTCTTGGaggctaaaaaatatttttttgggttaaaaaagtacttttaaaaaaaattgaggtgtttggccaaaacAGAAAAGTAGTTTTGAGTAGCACCAGGGGCGGCTCAAGCATATACGAGGCCTAAAGTCAAAGTTTAATATGAggcctaaatttttaaaaaagaaaattaaaagatatGTTTTTATTCGAAGTCTATTCTTCTAACTTTTTGAAATATAAAGTTgtttatagttttttttataatcgATTTTCTCTAATAATTGTTGCTCGATAGATAATATAACCAACTTATTTAATCTTTCTTAAGATATTGTTGATCTTAGATAAGATTTTACAAAGCAATAGAAGTATAGAACTATTGGAAGCTTAAAAGTATTGTTGAACACTTAACTAGTGAAATTTTGGAGAAAAAAGGTGAATAATGAAATCTTGGAGAAAGAAGGTGAGTAAGAATATCAAAGAAAAGGACAAAAAATATGTAGGATTTTATGAAATATGAAGAGAttggagaaaaaaaaattaactcgGACAAATTAAGAGATAGCAAATTTTAATGGAGTAAAAAGTGGAAATCTGAAGATTGGGAAAACTATTCATATACCAATTTTTAAGTAAGTcaaattattactttatttatatatctaaaaggttttctttcttttattaaaagctcTACTTTTGTGttaaaagtactaaatattactttttaaataCTTATGAacctattatttttaaaaagtatcCCCCCTCCCCCTCAAACTTGGGCCCTAAGGCACAAGCCTTACTAATCATAAGGTTGGAGTCGGCTCTGAGCAGTAATGGAAGTAGTTTTTCTACTTTTGAAGAAGAAGCTGCAAATTCTAACTTCTTCCAAAAAGTAaaagtagaaaattaatttattcaagacaaatTTATCCTTACTACGACCATACCTTTTTATAATAGCATCCttatataacagtcattcacAATAAAAAACAAGTTTTCCTCAGAATTGTTTTTCTAGTTCATATTTTATCCCTCAATAATAGTTTTTTTTACCTATAACAGCAACAACCATATTTATAGCAAAACACTCTTCATAAAATTACCTCTTTATAAAATCCATGTAGAATCTCTAAGATTACTAATAATAATTCTGAAAATCTACACACAATCTTTTCTATTGAATAAAGTTTCCATCTTCCATAATATATATGATTTGAAGATCTGCAGATGATTTCCTTCAAGGGAAAACTATCAGATACTCTTTTGCTGAAAGTTTGGACACAAATCTTGCCAATTCAAAAGTTATATTGCTAATAAGATAATGAAATCTATGAAAGAAACTACAATTATAAAGTTCTTCTATCAATCTTGGAAGAATTTATTTTTATAGCAGCTTTAAAATATGTACTTTAGAGTTTAAAGCTTTATACGTGtaattatgaatttattaataatgtgttggtttttttaatatttaattagtgaaatatgcatatctttGAGATTtttaatttgaataattttttatcttttatgtataataataaaaaaaaatagatattgatttttggataattttttctatttaacaacaaaaaaatatttaaatgtcAAATGCTGTTATAGGTGTATAATTATAAGAATACAAAATACTAGAACAAACGATACTGTTATAGAAAGGTTTGATCGTATAAATTTATATTTCTCAAATTATCTCTCATTAATTtaatctttcctttttttttttatctgCAATCCCTTTATTCTCCTTTTCATTTTCACCGTATTTTATTCCTTCGCCTATTCCTCTTTGGAATAGTATCTATTATAAATAGGTCTCTTCTTTGTATGCAAGATATTAGATATTATTATTGTGTTggataattatattttatatgattaaatctttaatatttatatttattttaattaaataataaatttaaaatttatttctcTATTTTAAATAATACTAATTCTAAAGCAAATTtttattgtcttttttttcttcataatttgacactcaaaagtgctttttgaaaatattagccaataaaatttatttttcaaatattgcaAAAATCACTTTTCAATGAATTGACCAAATATAAATTATTActattcaaaagtatttttttcaaaaaacacttttcaaataaataattttgaCAGCCTTGCCAAACAGGCTCTAAATGTTTGAACGGAGAACGTTGAGGGCAGTGGATAATTTTCAAAGATTGTTCATTGCTTTTCCTTACACTGGTGAACTTACCGTGCATGCGGTTATAAAGGATCACTTTAAATTTATGGAATGATCTTTTACTAATATTCAAATgtttaacaaaatttaaaaattacgtCATGAAGAGCTAACTTAaaactttctagttctttcatattatgtattgttTAAATGGATGAAGATAAGAAgaatagtttatttattttttaattcgcATAAAGGATTCATAGTTTACTTTGTTGGTTGTTTGGTACAAGTGCAAAGGATGTAAAAGAAGCATGATTTTTCATCTTTATCTAAATAACAAATTTGCTTGAGTTCCCGGTAACAGAACCAATCTGTTTgacccaaaaaatagttttcaaggtcaaagcaataattttatatgacgggCCACAAGCAACCGATTCAATCCGAAAGATATAAAATTTCGTTAATACAATGTGATAGAGAagtgaaaaataaattcaatgacagataatataataaaaataaagcagagaagaaagaattcttattgaatgatccttgataggataaTGAGCCGAACAGAGCTTGAAGGGCCGAATTATAGCTAACTTGGGAGCAAGATGCTATGAATTACAATGTATAGAAttgtagagaagaaaattagatttccctgatggtggtaaaaatatgtctatttatagggctaaatctaagtaactaGTCTCCTTGAATTTTGGGTCCATTATGAGCACTTACTCAATCCATCcattacttttggaagacttgtaacAGCTGTGTAAATGCTGAaattccgtaactgatgagttaattccataactgatgagttaattccataactgatgagttaattccgtaattaatgagtcaatctcgtgcctgttgagtcaatcttgtGCCTGTCGAGTCAATCctgtgcctgttgagtcaatctcgtaatTGATTGCCTTGTTCTGACCGTTACAATCATTTATTGTATTTATTAATAATTGATTTGTAACTGATGGTATAATGATGGTAAATCCCAAATAATCCGGGATTAATTTATTCCTTCATCATttgtaattatgagatattcTCCCGCGCCTGATCTGGGCTATTTCATGATGATTAGTTCCGGGGCTAACAGGCACGGTATGAGTATGTTCGGTCCCAGGGGTGTTTCACATATTATCTTTACGTgtcattcttcacttttcttcaaactttactGACACATGTCGCCATTTAATAGACCCACATGGCGAGTCTCATTTTtactaatacagatagtccccccactttccgaTTACTCACTATGATGTGACCAGGAAGTggaaaattttattcttttcatCCTTGcctctgcctcattaaaaaccttgccagaaaaacccaataggGACAAAAACcggacgaaggaaaaaagagtgcaaaacTTAGATATTCAGATGATAACTCCGTCGCTTATGTTCCTTTCGTCAATAATCGGTTGGTTTACCCCTGTCTTGTTTCGGGGTTTGAAGACAAATCTTTGCCTTATGTTTgcaaagttttatatatatatttcggctttattttctgcctattttaATGTTTGGGTTTTTGTTTCACCCTTTAACTTTGCATTAAAAATGCTTCAATGCTCCGTGACTTTTTTGAATAAGcacgaattataaaagagggcccttttatgaacgacacttaatgaagaagacgtctcaacttcataatggtgtaaataTACAAAAGAGAGATATGAATTTTCACATGTTTTTCTTTAACaatgttttgaagaaagtttttaCATTTaactttcataacaattcacatgTGTTTGTGTATCGTCTATAACTCATTTTGCAACTGTTTTTTCTTTTAATAGGTTCGATATAAGCTTGcactcgtaactgtttttcttttgcaacatttttttttgaattagtaCAAGGAGATAACTATTTTTGTTTACAACAGTTTTAAATATAAAGATATGAAATTTTACCCATAACTATTTTTATTGATAACAGTTTTCAAATGATACAAGGGTAATGCTTTTTCATCCGTAATTGTTTTCAGTTACAACAGTTTTTGAGTAAGTACAAAGATGTGCATTTTTACCCGTAACTAATATTCTGCCTTTAACCTTTTTTGAAACATTCGTTTATATTTAcaaatatgttttcaaaggttTTCAAGTCAGGCTTGTGTTTttggctcgtgactttgctcttAACATTCGATTTGTTGGGTAGACCTTAGGCTTgacttgaattttgaattttcaagtCTTCTTTGCCTTCCATATATATAGTCCCCAAGTGTTAGaactttgaagtatgaaatctcgagcatttgattattccttccacgtggtccatttcctgaaaaggaaaaacatacgggactcgaaGGTATatatttagatgatgactgcttaacccttttttttttaccaaaaggGTTGTAACCTAGACCGGGATTAATACAGTGTTCCTCGTGTCTTtcaggtctaatatcatcatttggtattTTAGAGAATTTATCCGAGTACTAATTTTTTTTGgcactttagaaaattatttgagtgctcatacttagtcttttagacttaaaatatatatttggatgCATCGTTACATGTGCGATGTCTTAATGTTGCACCTTTGGGTGTGTAACTTTTATATAAAAGAGGGCTCTTTTATATACTTTAAACGctatgaagaggacgtctccttttCATTCAGGTGTAAAATAAGATCGATTGATTCGAGTAGACTTTTAGTTTGAGGGAATATTAATCCCGGTAGAGAGTATTGACCCCATTAAAATTTATGGGAGTATTGACCCCGGTAAGACATTGAGTTTGAGGGAGTATTGAtcccaaataaatatatatcttaGTAGATTTGTCCTGAAGAGACATTTAATCTGATTGGATTTTGAATCTAAATTGGAGTATATGAACATACTTC belongs to Nicotiana tabacum cultivar K326 chromosome 6, ASM71507v2, whole genome shotgun sequence and includes:
- the LOC107797406 gene encoding uncharacterized protein LOC107797406 codes for the protein MDAQRALLDELMGSARNLTEDERRGFKEVKWDDREVCAFYMVRFCPHDLFVNTKSDLGACTKIHDAKLKESFENSPRHDSYVPKFEAELAHYCEKLVMDLDRKVKRGRERLAQEVETPAPPPISAEKSEQLSVLEEKIKILLEQVESLGEAGKVDEAEALMRKVEMLNVEKTALTQQSQHNSALMIAQEKKMALCETCGSFLVANDAAERTQSHVTGKQHVGYGMVRDFLSEYKDAKEKAREEERLAREKEAEERKKLREKEYDSRRRRSDSSDRDKYKDRDNDREGDRYRGRDRDRDRSIDRNGRGSRDFERASGWKHGNSRNGRNRSRERYRERDRSRSHSPIRHGSKRSRSPVRKY